From a region of the Bradysia coprophila strain Holo2 chromosome X unlocalized genomic scaffold, BU_Bcop_v1 contig_173, whole genome shotgun sequence genome:
- the LOC119068377 gene encoding putative uncharacterized protein DDB_G0282133 translates to MGSYRIILYLCLMGMMSICSALLAKPFPRYSLHNMPQTGFTCRDKILGGYYADSETQCQMFHVCVKVAGVGVQDFRFLCPNGTAFDQEAQTCADWGDVDCDQATLFYGSDNFDLYRIGSGFESKKAPAEDDEDTFHLQRAESNDLRGIKSTAVSGIYQNRHFSEPTTQSISQPSLRNDYTKLNPVSFYQSTTTSTTTKSPPTKPFVKPVNVAAKIEDYSLNTNPQKDSNIDNDTDEIFKASHSSNFFNNRNGKDEGFDDVIVRAKPASPQPNRRHRGRKVFKNSEAGSRSSTFESTSATTPSHHRSSTSNAIHRERKPFQSRNDFGATAQRGDNFRQITNGTPTTRAPISTTKAEPLTESIRIQNNNAPNVNNNYNFDRFSTHRTTSGQYTNRVSDKPAFNVGQTSRVQTIQRNEFDNGRQNNFNSQASTNNQNNHTAPNSNNNFQTQPTRPTTYVTIRPVAKSNQENEKRIETDLNNAKNYYNAGTLLQNSTGGKDTSNTFTTKSHDVQSPKQDYFQGNRNFDRFSTGQYYDPYFSKQQSSTQTPTTAIQQNDAQYNKQNFNQQSNFNQQQNFNQQSNFNQQPNFNQKPNFNQQPNFNNPQPNYNNQQPNFNNQQPNFNNQQPNFNQQNGFFNNQPNFNKFPLADVKPTTYSPQHNGVPNKSQVINSTPRGFSLPSTTAKTETFNEKNYETQFAETQTPTSPKRFSTLVPKNLYPTTFKPTTYKSLSESPIASSNQFDNNNQFYSKQSTAPYYNSPSKVTYPSTTTTTSTTTTVNPLIATENIEDDGQYHPELYEQDLPKYKLKQKKVENQFKVTQSDNGFRSNHYQNRQSNQHQSSFVQHEEDEFLQTAHSQNIAASGNELRAKNLQKSDVKHTFNPVVQTRPSPTPSASTKKSTPSDKDASYDYAYYDTLNDEPSEYSEYGLKEFKKTSAKKY, encoded by the exons ATGGGAAGCTACAGGATTATCCTCTATCTTTGTC TTATGGGGATGATGTCCATTTGTTCTGCTCTGCTTGCAAAACCATTTCCACGATACAGCCTACACAATATGCCGCAGACGGGTTTTACCTGTCGTGATAAAATTCTTGGTGGATACTATGCAGATTCGGAAACTCAATGTCAAATGTTCCATGTTTGCGTTAAAGTGGCTGGTGTTGGT GTCCAAGATTTCCGATTCCTCTGTCCCAATGGCACAGCTTTTGATCAAGAAGCCCAAACTTGTGCCGATTGGGGAGATGTCGACTGTGACCAGGCTACCCTATTTTATGGCAGCGATAACTTTGATCTGTACAGAATTGGTTCGGGATTCGAGAGTAAGAAAGCGCCTGCTGAAGATGACGAGGATACATTCCATCTGCAACGTGCCGAATCAA ACGATCTGCGTGGTATCAAGTCAACGGCAGTTTCTGGCATATACCAGAATCGGCACTTCAGTGAACCAACAACACAATCTATTTCACAGCCATCATTGCGAAATGACTACACCAAATTGAATCCAGTTAGCTTTTACCAAAGCACCACAACctcaacaacaacgaaaagtCCACCAACCAAACCATTCGTGAAGCCAGTTAACGTAGCAGCAAAGATTGAAGATTATTCCCTAAACACAAATCCCCAGAAAGATTCGAACATTG ATAACGACACCGATGAAATCTTCAAAGCATCGCACAGTTCCAATTTCTTTAACAATCGAAACGGAAAGGACGAGGGATTCGACGATGTAATTGTTCGAGCCAAACCCGCATCACCTCAACCAAATCGCAGACACCGCGGACGAAAGGTGTTCAAGAATTCGGAAGCAGGCAGTCGAAGTTCTACCTTCGAAAGTACATCAGCCACCACTCCATCCCATCATCGATCATCAACGTCGAATGCAATTCACAGAGAAAGGAAGCCATTCCAAAGTCGAAACGATTTCGGTGCAACAGCGCAACGGGGAGATAACTTCCGTCAGATTACAAACGGAACACCGACTACACGGGCTCCAATTTCCACGACGAAAGCGGAACCATTGACTGAATCGATCAGAATTCAAAACAACAATGCACCGAATGTGAACAACAATTATAATTTCGATAGATTCTCTACTCATCGTACGACCAGCGGCCAGTACACTAACCGAGTTAGTGATAAACCAGCATTTAATGTCGGCCAAACCAGTAGAGTGCAAACTATTCAACGAAATGAATTCGACAACGGtcgtcaaaataatttcaactcACAGGCCAGTACCAACAATCAAAACAATCATACTGCACCgaacagcaacaacaattttcaaactcAGCCCACAAGACCCACAACTTATGTCACGATCAGGCCAGTAGCCAAATCAAATCAGGAGAACGAAAAGAGAATCGAAACCGATTTGAACAACGCAAAGAATTACTACAACGCTGGAACATTGTTGCAAAACAGTACCGGCGGAAAAGACACTTCAAATACTTTTACCACTAAGTCACATGACGTGCAGTCCCCGAAACAAGATTACTTCCAAGGTAACAGGAACTTCGATCGATTTAGCACGGGCCAGTACTATGATCCTTACTTCTCCAAACAACAATCGTCAACACAAACTCCAACAACTGCAATACAACAGAACGATGCCCAATATAACAAGCAAAATTTCAATCAGCAGTCCAACTTCAATCAGCAACAGAATTTCAATCAGCAGTCCAATTTCAATCAGCAACCGAATTTCAACCAGAAGCCGAACTTTAATCAACAACCTAACTTTAACAATCCACAACCTAACTACAACAATCAGCAACCAAACTTCAACAATCAGCAACCAAACTTCAACAATCAACAACCGAACTTCAACCAGCAGAATGGTTTTTTCAACAATCAACcgaatttcaacaaatttcccCTAGCAGATGTAAAGCCAACCACTTATAGTCCCCAACATAATGGTGTACCAAACAAATCGCAGGTTATTAATTCCACTCCCCGTGGATTTTCATTACCGTCGACAACAGCGAAGACCGAAACATTCAATGAGAAAAATTACGAAACTCAGTTCGCAGAAACGCAGACACCCACGTCGCCTAAGCGATTTTCAACTCTAGTACCCAAAAATTTGTATCCAACCACATTCAAACCTACAACATACAAGTCATTATCGGAATCACCAATCGCTTCGTCCAACCAATTCGACAAcaacaatcaattttattcgaaacaGTCCACCGCTCCGTACTACAACAGTCCAAGCAAAGTAACATATCCATCAACTACCACCACAACTTCTACCACAACAACAGTAAATCCATTAATTGCAACTGAAAATATAGAGGACGACGGCCAGTATCATCCAGAACTCTACGAACAAGACTTGCCCAAGTACAAACTAAAGCAAAAGAAAGTGGAAAATCAGTTTAAAGTCACTCAATCTGACAATGGTTTCCGAAGCAATCACTACCAGAATAGACAGTCAAATCAGCATCAAAGTTCATTCGTCCAGCACGAAGAGGACGAGTTCCTTCAAACCGctcattcacaaaatattgcTGCCAGTGGTAACGAGCTAAGAgcaaaaaatttacagaaatccGATGTCAAACACACATTCAATCCAGTCGTTCAAACAAGGCCGAGTCCCACACCATCTGCATCGACCAAGAAGTCAACACCATCCGACAAAGATGCGAGTTACGATTACGCGTATTACGATACACTCAATGATGAACCGAGTGAATATTCGGAGTACGGTCTGAAGGAGTTTAAGAAAACTTCAGCCAAAAAATACTAA
- the LOC119068378 gene encoding uncharacterized protein LOC119068378 → MWIHESEAHKYIAPRRVQKGVLLFDLKVTLIDTEPEVWRTVSVPSNFTLEQLGRVAARAIGWIPRYFHFFDHDGTFIEGYDPYNFMEEDEQKEHEQKKAKKDIARNIIISSIFCNTDPAKRTITMDYGSDGWLHEITFVDMKQPDKKFYPKCIDGKNACPPEDCSGGPDAYRDILAALSDRKHAEHKETKEWLENSGYKRFNPKKFSVASVSF, encoded by the exons ATGTGGATCCACGAAAGTGAAGCGCACAAATATATCGCGCCTAGACGTGTGCAGAAAGGTGTTCTTCTGTTCGATCTGAAAGTCACGCTCATTGATACGGAGCCCGAAGTTTGGCGAACTGTCTCAGTTCCGTCAAATTTTACGCTGGAACAATTGGGCAGAGTAGCTGCACGGGCTATTGGCTGGATTCCACGTTACTTTCACTTCTTCGACCATGACGGAACGTTTATTGAAGGATACGATCCCTACAACTTTATGGAAGAGGACGAACAAAAGGAGCACGaacaaa AAAAAGCCAAAAAGGATATTGCACGGAACATAATAATCTCGAGCATATTTTGCAACACAGACCCTGCGAAAAGAACAATCACTATGGACTATGGAAGCGATGGATGGTTGCATGAAATCACGTTCGTAGACATGAAACAGCCGGATAAGAAGTTCTATCCGAAATGCATTGATG GTAAAAATGCATGTCCTCCGGAGGATTGTAGTGGTGGTCCGGATGCATACAGAGACATTTTGGCCGCGTTGAGCGATCGGAAACACGCTGAACATAAGGAAACGAAAGAGTGGTTGGAAAATTCCGGTTACAAACGATTCAATCCGAAAAAATTTAGCGTTGCGTCCgtttcgttttaa
- the LOC119068066 gene encoding multiple inositol polyphosphate phosphatase 1-like, giving the protein MVAIAHLFFVSLAVMLTDGSVSMHNPFYCFSQDPVRPQIGMFATTTAYETVRGQAIYPNVSNCTPSKFWLVSRHGTRLPAVGNLVNILENYERLHRAVLSNYENGRTSLCAADIALIRNWAFDTNITLEVSQHLTTSGWDELEGLAKRYQSAFPSVLSSTYSLQDYLFRFANTQRSEFSLRAFADGLFGANKSDLVQFEDVPAVDTFLLPQTSCPLWNNVTSAQIEHLQFREGPEYEQMLSQVSAKLGFHGSHALKANEVEMFATICEYDQVFNLSAPSPLCGAFSVANHQVLEYYQDLDFYYRSGYGFSDYRRLFENLPCFLMQDLLSFLQSNDVDDHKARIYNTNGTPLMIMLVTFGAFQDNVPLTRHNFAQQSQRLWKTSLISPMAANLAVMRYDCADGDNDVLFLYNEKPLIIPGCQLNGLCKQSFLLEKFSRFLHANCEEMFCSNS; this is encoded by the exons ATGGTCGCTATAgcacatttatttttcgtttcctTAGCTGTCATGCTAACCGATGGAAGTGTATCGATGCACAATCCGTTCTATTGCTTTTCTCAAGATCCAGTTCGACCTCAAATTGGCATGTTTGCAACAACTACAGCCTACGAAACGGTTCGAGGACAGGCAATATATCCGAATGTATCGAACTGTACCCCGTCTAAATTTTGGCTAGTTAGCAGACACGGGACGAGATTGCCTGCCGTCGGGAATTTGGTGAACATATTGGAAAATTACGAACGTCTACACAGAGCAGTTTTGTCAAATTACGAAAATGGAAGGACGTCGTTATGTGCTGCCGATATTGCGTTGATAAGAAACTGGGCGTTCGATACGAACATAACGTTAGAAGTTTCGCAACATTTAACTACTTCCGGTTGGGATGAATTAGAAGGCCTGGCCAAACGTTACCAGTCTGCCTTTCCGTCAGTATTGTCGTCAACTTATTCACTGCAAGACTATCTTTTTCGCTTTGCTAATACACAACGGTCTGAATTCAGTCTGCGTGCCTTTGCTGATGGTTTATTTGGAGCAAACAAATCTGATCTTGTTCAATTCGAAGATGTACCTGCAGTTGACACTTTCCTTCTACCTCAGACTTCGTGTCCACTTTGGAATAATGTTACGTCTGCACAAATCGAGCACTTACAATTTCGAGAGGGACCCGAATACGAACAAATGCTCAGTCAGGTTAGCGCTAAACTAGGTTTCCATGGATCGCATGCGTTGAAAGCGAATGAGGTCGAAATGTTCGCTACGATCTGCGAGTATGATCAAGTCTTTAATTTAAGCGCACCGTCACCATTATGTGGAGCTTTTTCGGTTGCAAATCATCAAGTACTGGAGTACTATCAAGATCTCGATTTCTACTATCGAAGTGGCTATGGGTTTTCCGATTATCGTagactttttgaaaatttgcctTGTTTTCTCATGCAAGATCTGTTGAGCTTCCTTCAATCAAATGATGTTGATGATCACAAAGCAAGAATTTACAATACAAATGGAACGCCATTGATGATTATGCTGGTTACGTTTGGCGCTTTCCAAGACAATGTTCCGCTGACACGACACAACTTTGCACAACAAAGTCAACGGTTATGGAAGACCAGCTTAATTTCACCAATGGCCGCAAATTTGGCAGTTATGCGATACGA CTGTGCTGATGGCGACAATGACGTCTTGTTTCTATACAATGAGAAACCACTGATCATACCCGGATGTCAACTGAACGGATTGTGCAAACAATCATTTcttttggaaaaattcagTCGTTTTTTGCATGCAAATTGCGAAgaaatgttttgttcaaatagTTAA